GTCGTGTGGCTATCGTACGCTTCGGGCGGTTTAGGGCAAGGATGTCCCTGCCAAGACAAAACCAACGCATGAACCAGACCTAATTCACGATGCCTTCGCCTGTCGACCCCACAATATGGGAATTTCCCATTTCTAATTCGGGCGACCGCGTAGGTATTGTCGGCGCGGAGGAGGCTGCAGGTGAAGTAGGTCCAGACTTGACTGCTCGCCCGTACCTGACTTGCTCACGAAAGCGCTAAAAGCCTATCCGAGAACCTTGGCGGCTCTCAAGGCGACGATAGCGAATTGAAAATGGAGCAGGCCCAGATAATTCGCGGCTTTCTTTTCCCAGCGGATCAACAAGCGCCGTGCGCGGTTGAGCCAGGAGTGCGTGCGTT
This region of Pirellulales bacterium genomic DNA includes:
- a CDS encoding IS5/IS1182 family transposase, encoding RTHSWLNRARRLLIRWEKKAANYLGLLHFQFAIVALRAAKVLG